The segment agcacacacagagctaccAACTCCTGGATTCCAGCAGTGTTCAGATAGAAATTCCAAGAGGAGGTAGGGTCCAGATGTGTGCTTTCCTTGTGGTGAGCCTAAAATACCCCTTGTTGTTCCTGGGCCCTTTCCCCAGGTgggacttggggtcatttggtcactcaggagctgggctggggctccagaggtggctgtggagcattgcctgtgctgtgccagggactggcagccactgctgggctgggatagaggctctggggggtttggggttccagggcagggcaaggctggacctgccccttcctcccccacacACGAAATGTTTCCAGCCAACAATCTCCTCCAGTCTGTCACAACAGGCAGTGTTGGAGgtaaaatcccatttctggcCATGGGCTCCTTGATGAGAAGGAtggttcttttccataggaaggaaagcccAGAGTCCCAGTGTTTGGAAGGCAGGTGAGAGCCTCACtaggccaaggccagccagacttgtGAGGAATGGCAGATTTTGTCTGGGAGCAGTCTTTGGAgattgggaattttggaggtggaagCCAATCTTGGCCATGGGCACCTTGAGAAGCAGGACAGTTCTTTcccataaaaaaagaaaagcacagaccCCAAATGTTTTAGGGACAGATGGAAAGTGACCTTCATGAAACCATTGCCAGACAGACCTGTCCTGGCAATATTCCCATGGGAACAATGCCGGGAGATAAAGAAATTTGGAGGAGAAATCCCAATTCTGGCCAAGGGTgcctggaggagaaggacagttcttttccataggaagaAAATCCCAGAGCCCTAGTGTTTCAATAACAGATGAGAAGAGCCCCTCAGCATGCCAAGGTCAGCTGGACCAgtcaggtggcccctgggaggccaaaccagccagacctgttccgtgttcccttggttccatgggccccccacagtgtcacaatggtctctgTGGTTCCCcaggccccacagtgtcacgTGATTCCTCTGTTCCATGAGGCCCACAATGTCACAATGGACCTTTGGACCCTGGTGGTTTGcggtgtcacaatggtctcatTTGTCTCtacagtgtcacaatggaccaCTGATGACACGAGGCCCCTCTGTGTCACCCTGGGGCTTTGGTTCCATGCAGCCGTGCAGTGTCAAAATGAACCCTTGGTTTGATGGGATTCCTCTatgtcaccatggccccttggttTCATGAAGCCCTGCAGGGTCACAAAGGTCTCCTTTGGTTGCccagtgtcacaatggaccaCTGATGACACGAGGCCCCGCACAATGGGCCTTTGGTTccatgcagccctgcagtgtcacaaagGCCTCTTGGTGCCACaaggccccacagtgtcacaatggtccTCTTGGTTCCGTGGGGACCCCCAGGGTCACAATGGTCTCACTGGTTCCATGAGGCCTCACAGTGTCCCAATGCTTTGCTTATTCCATGGGGCCTCATAGTGTCCCAATGGTCTCCATGATCCCACCAGTCCCCTCAGTgtctccatggttccatgggccctgtgctggtgcattCCCCCCTCCCTTCTCAGGTCGCcctgagaaatggagaaatttcTCACTGAGAAATTTTGCACTGAGAAATGGAGATGATCCAGAAACATTCTCTAGCTGCTTATAGAATGAGTTGTCCACCTCTTCTTCCTGGTTGGGTGGACGATAACAGACTCCCAGTaggatgtcagccttgttggccttccccTTAATTCTCACCTGTAGACATTCAGCTTCATACGTTTCAATACCTATGGTGCCAAAACCCTCCCTAATATAAAGGGCCacccctccacctcttctccctttcccatctcTCCTGAAGAGCTTGCAGCCATCCAGTGCAGCACTCCAGCTATGTGAGTCATCCCACCACGTTTCTGTGATGGCAATTACATCATAGCTCTGCTGTTGGACCATGGCCTCCAGCTCTTCTTGTTTGTTACCCATGCTGCGTGCATTGGTGTacatgcacctcagctgggctgctgatTTCCCCCCTAACTCAGGCTTACCACCCTTGGGCCTGCTTCCAGACAGCCCAGATGCATCTCCCTCCCCCTTCAGACCTAGTTTAAAGCTCTCTCAACAAGTTCTGCCACTTCATGAGCTAAAATTCTTCTGCCCTTCACAGAAAGATTGAGCCCGTCTGGTCCAAGCAGGCCAGGTGCTGTAAAAGTTGCCCCATGATTAAAGAATCTGAAATTCTGCCGATGACACCAACCCTTGAGCCACTCGTTGATAATGTCAGCTCTCCTCTTGCTTTCACTGTATTTCTCAGACTCCAAAGGGACTGAGGAAAAGACTGTCTGTGCCCCTGTCCTATTAACCACCTGACCCAATGCCATAAAGTCCCTTTTAATTGCCCTGACACTTCTCTTTTCAAtctcatcactgccagcctggagtatCAGCAGTGGGTAATAATCAGAGGGCTGAATCAGCCCAGGCAGTGTCTCAGTGATATCCCATACCCgggccccagggaggcagcagacctCTCTGTGGGGTGGGTCTGGTCACCATATGGGGCCCTCTGTTCCCCTCAGAAGGGAGTCACCCACCACAATtacccttctttcctttttgatgTCAGAGGTGGTGATCTGTCTCACAGATGAATCATAACTGGGAGGCTCACTgggcagataattttcttctaaaccaTCTGGTTGACTCTCCAGATTCAGGGGATCATACCTAATCTGAAGTGGCACCTGGCTTGGAAGGGGGGAATTGGgaggaatttttattattacctcCATCCTCAAGTAGGTACCCACTCCCACTCCCCTTCATCGGCCAGGTGTTCTTCTATAGCCTGACAGTGGGGGCATGGGAGACAGCAGGAACAAGGAGAGCATTGCTGCCCTGCCagacctcatggaaccaaggatccactgtgacactgcagggccttGGGGGACCACGgtgacattgtgacactgcagggcccaAGGATCCAAGGGACTTTGTGACACCAAGGGGTCCCATGGAACCaaagggacattgtgacactgagaggcctcatggaatcatggagaccattgggacactctggggcctcatggaaccgtggtgacaccaagctgggtgtgagtgttgatctgctggagggcaggagggctctgcacagggccctggacaggctggatccagggcccaaatccaacaaggtcaggtttaacaagtccaagtgccgggtcctgcactttggccacaacaagcCCTGCagcgctccaggctggggacagaggggctggagagcagccaggcagaaagggacctgcagggactgatggagagcaggctggacatgagccagccatgtgcccaggtggccaagaaggccaatgactcctggcctggatcaggaatggtgtggccagcaggagcagggcagtgattcttcccctgtgctcagcactggttgggcagcacctcgagtgctgtgtccagttctgccCCCCGCCAaaatttaggaaggacatggaagggctggagcgtgtccagagaagggcaacaaggctggtgaggggtctggagcacaagtcctgtgaggagcggctgagggagctggggttgttgatcctggagaagaggaggctcaggggagacaaggcagtgtcagggcacaggttggacttgatgatctccaaggtcttttccaaccttgctGATTCTGGAATcctctgaaaccacccttggagcagttgcagcaggagccctgggcctcctcttcagaagctgcagcagcccaggtccctcagcttctcctcacagccccaaagcccatcctgtcagtcctgcagagcctctgcagctcctcctccttgcccagatcagggagccccacaggcagacacagcagcccagatgtgcccccctggcctgggctgcctctggcaagggagcagcacgaggcactgcaggagcctgcagacaattcctgcagcacctgtGGGATGATCCTGCTTCCCAAGGGCCGTTCCCATGGTGCCAAGTCAGGAAGTGCAATGGGGAGtggggccagagaggaaagggcaaacagggatgggctgtgtgcaggggagggaacagggctgggcaagaggaagaaatttgtAGCAGGGAAgagtaaagaaagcaaaggtgaagccaaggaaatgctcagggcagtttgggggtggCTGCCAGACAGTTCTGGCTGTGAGCAACAGCGTCTGCAGTGGGCCAGGaaagtcccagctgatgggaacaaactttctggctgagtgcagaggccaggacaaagctgagtggtttccctggcgtcccccagcccttcctggccccaggggctgatggcatttgtgctccctcaggttcatgtccccacagcaccagcacgggggtgctcccgcctgctgtgtgcaatgcaaacaggggctcctgagccagcgctgccgtgtctgtgcctgcaaggatgcggcacctgtgtgagctgggggagaggccagggctgcagaggggggatgttgttggcagctccatgaggacgctctgggacgctgccctgggctgtgcagcgcactggggatggatcagcccctgctctgctgctccttcccgtctcccccagggcccttgcagagcaccagccgtgctgtttgcccccagcctgcccacggccagcctggggctgctgacgggggttttctgtgctgagcattggcctggccgtgttcttgagagagcctgggcaaggagcctggagcccccaggccctggcctgaggcgtcagcgctgccccagcagtgcccatggcctgtccctgctgcagccccggcactgccacccccaggactgtgcccggccccgagagcactcaggccctgcagcaacaccagggccaccaaggcagcggggcagggccacgggagcagcactggcaactccaagtgctgctgctgctgctgggcacagctgctgtgccagcactgatctgcccccagctctgcacacagacattgctgctgcagctccagagaaggcaacaaaagggcagctctgcagaaaacccTGCTGGGAGATCCCTGAGTTCCTTTAAAGCCACTTAGAGTGCAGCCCCTCATTGATACAATCTGTGGCACAGGGAatgtggagagaaacaaaatgacaaATGGCACCAAGAATGACATTTCCTTGGGGAGAAGATgataaaagtaaaacaaagcaaaaatgccCGCAACCAAAGCAATAAGTATCAAAAATGACTTTTATTACAAGTGATTGGCAGAAAATGGCCAATAGTTTAATGTTCCTGAAACCATCCAGTCATCagtctccacactgcagccttgagctcctggttcctcaggctgtagatgagggggttcagggctggaggcaccaccgagtacagaactgacactgacagatccagggatggggaggacatCGAGGGGGGCTTCAGGTGAGCAAATGTACCAGTGCTTAAGAACAGAGAGACCacggccaggtgagggaggcaggtggaaaaggctttgtgccgtccctgctcagaggggatcctcagcacagccctgaagatctgcacataggagaaaacaatgaacacaaaacaaccaaataacAAACAGGCACTAACAGCAAGAAGCCCAAGTTCCCTGAGgtgggatttggagcaggagagcttgaggatctgtgggatttcacagaagaactggcccagggcattgccatggcacaggggcagggaaaatgtattggctgtGTGCATGAGAGCattgagaaaggcactggcccaggcagctgctgccatgtgggcacaagctctgctgcccaggagggtcccgtagtgcaggggtttgcagacggacacgtagcggtcgtagcacatgatggtcagCAGGAAATACTCTGTTTCTGCatagaaaccaaaaaaaaagagctgagcagcacatgctgtgtaggagatggtgctggtgtcccagagggaattgtgcatggctttggggacagtggtgcagatggagcccaggtcgctgagggccaggttgagcaggaagaagaacatgggcgtgtgcaggtggtggccgcaggctacggcgctgatgatgaggccgttgcccaggagggcagccagggagatgcccagcaagaggcagaagtgcaggagctgcagctgccgtgtctctgccagtgccagcaggaggaagtggctgatggagctgctgttggacatttctTCACTCTGGGCAtcatgaaatgttaaaaaaggCATTGACAAGATAGGGCCAATTTCTTTGGGTCCGTCCtatgtattttatttggaaTCCTTTCAAAATTACTTCTCTTCCTGTGAGGGAACTTTactaaactttcttttttttttttttttttttttttttgagttggtgtttctgctgctgagtTACTGCCTGATCTTATCTTCAGCATTGCTCTCAGCCTGAacactggggagcccagagggAGAAcagggctccctgtgccccagtTCAGTCAGACCTGCTGGTCCCCACACAGGTGCACTTTGCTCATTTCATCTCCTTTATTTCAGGGTGATTGAACTTAAAACAtccctgaaaaataaagtggaatTTTGACAGCtccaatttcaaaataaatttcccTAAtcacttctctccttttttttctttgttgttgaaCAGGAAGGGATAGCCATGGttcctctgcctctctgctgcctggagtTGTGCCTACTGGGAGCTGTTTCTCTCTATCCAAGCCTTGTCCCTGCCAGTGTTGCCAgagcccatccctgcccttggggctcagctctgccctgcagacCCCTTCCAGCACAGGGCACTCCCAGGGGCATCTCCCTTGCAGCAGGGCCTTAAGGGCAGGGCAGACAAACAGAGATGCTGCAAgccaaggtgctgctgctgctgtccgTAGCTagaggagggtgaggaggcacTTTCTGAGGGAGATCTGAGGCAGATCTGCTGATGCCCAGGGTGACAGTGCAGGAGTCTCAGTGACACAGACAAACCTGACagcccctttcccttccctttagGAGAAAGCTGACAGCAGCCCTGGCCATGCTGCACCATCTCCACAGCAGGAGGAACCTGCCCTGATGGGGGTCACTCCTTCCACCTCCAACTTCTCCCCTGCACAGTCCATggggagctgccaggcaggcTGAGAGCTGTCCTGGCAGGTGGCACATCCCCTGGGCTGGCCAAGAGCcctgagggctgcaggagctgctctgcaagaCAGCCCTGGGCcaccctggctgcagccccagcttcaCCCCCTGCAGCTgtctctggcagcaggagccctcctgccctgtccctctgacggtgcccagggcagccccgCTCTGCAGCACATCCTCCCCAAACCAGAAACGGCAGCAGAGCCATCCTTACAGTCACATCAGTTCTGTCTTGGGTCAGCTTCAGGAGATCCTGGCAGCCAGAGACTGACGGTGTCAGAAGTGGTGAAGATTTTCCATGAATGAGCTCAGAattttccttccagctgctTTGAGCCGCTGTCGGCTTCACTGCCTTCAGGTGCCGGCAGGCAGCACCCTCAGCCccgctgggctgggagaggagctgctcctcaggagaAATGTCTTTTTGAAGCTCTTCTTGGTTTGGCAGGACCTGTCTTTGTGccaggagcccagcccagctcagcagcacagacacagcaccagGACTTTAATGACCCTCTGGGGCTTTGGTGTTGTTTACACCAGACTCAGTCCCTGAGAGAGTGTTCAAAAAACTTCTCAAGAATTAGAAGTCAGAATCAAACTCCAAAGTTTCTTGAAGTTTTAATGGGTCCCACTGAGAGACACAactgagaaagtgtccccaggttCCAGGTACAGCAGAAcactggaggcactgatgacaggtggggacagcaAGGGAAAGGTGTCTCTGGTGCTGAGCAAACCTGGATGTGCTTCAGGAATGCAAagggccaaggctgagccccagcccctggcaaggCAGATCCTGTCCCTCCCTCAT is part of the Vidua macroura isolate BioBank_ID:100142 chromosome 30, ASM2450914v1, whole genome shotgun sequence genome and harbors:
- the LOC128820685 gene encoding olfactory receptor 14J1-like; translated protein: MPFLTFHDAQSEEMSNSSSISHFLLLALAETRQLQLLHFCLLLGISLAALLGNGLIISAVACGHHLHTPMFFFLLNLALSDLGSICTTVPKAMHNSLWDTSTISYTACAAQLFFFGFYAETEYFLLTIMCYDRYVSVCKPLHYGTLLGSRACAHMAAAAWASAFLNALMHTANTFSLPLCHGNALGQFFCEIPQILKLSCSKSHLRELGLLAVSACLLFGCFVFIVFSYVQIFRAVLRIPSEQGRHKAFSTCLPHLAVVSLFLSTGTFAHLKPPSMSSPSLDLSVSVLYSVVPPALNPLIYSLRNQELKAAVWRLMTGWFQEH